From a region of the Myxococcaceae bacterium JPH2 genome:
- a CDS encoding dienelactone hydrolase family protein — protein MPRETVALSTSDGPCQTEVFTPEGSGPWPAVLFLMDAPGPRPALFDMAERLTRHGYLVLLPDLYHRATLPYTPQSIRELMRTPEGEKQWRTQYADPAMAQENFQTDLRAMLDYLPTRPDVRASGVGVTGYCMGGHLALRTAGLAPERVVAAASFHGGYLATDTAASPHLLAPRMKAQVYVACADNDRSCPDDMKQRLDEALTAAGVVHTVETYAGARHGFAVPGNPTYDEAASERHWKALLDLFERTLRPRA, from the coding sequence ATGCCACGCGAGACCGTTGCCCTCTCCACCTCGGATGGCCCTTGTCAGACCGAGGTCTTCACGCCCGAGGGCTCGGGCCCCTGGCCGGCGGTCCTCTTCCTGATGGACGCCCCGGGCCCGCGCCCCGCGCTGTTCGACATGGCCGAGCGGCTCACGCGCCACGGCTACCTCGTCCTGCTGCCGGACCTGTACCACCGCGCCACGCTGCCCTACACGCCGCAGTCCATCCGCGAACTCATGCGGACACCGGAGGGTGAGAAGCAGTGGCGCACCCAGTACGCCGACCCAGCGATGGCGCAGGAGAACTTCCAGACCGACCTGCGCGCGATGCTCGACTACCTGCCGACCCGGCCGGACGTGCGCGCATCGGGCGTGGGCGTGACGGGCTACTGCATGGGCGGCCACCTGGCGCTGCGGACCGCGGGGCTCGCGCCGGAGCGAGTCGTCGCGGCCGCCTCGTTCCACGGTGGATATCTGGCCACGGACACCGCCGCGAGCCCTCACCTGCTCGCGCCTCGGATGAAGGCCCAGGTGTATGTGGCCTGCGCGGACAATGACCGCTCCTGTCCGGACGACATGAAGCAGCGCCTGGACGAAGCGCTGACGGCGGCGGGCGTGGTGCACACCGTGGAGACCTACGCGGGCGCGCGGCATGGCTTCGCCGTGCCGGGAAACCCCACGTATGACGAGGCCGCCAGCGAGCGCCACTGGAAGGCCCTGCTCGACCTCTTCGAGCGCACGCTGCGCCCCCGCGCGTGA
- a CDS encoding LysR family transcriptional regulator codes for MDWDDLRIVLAVVRQGSLSAAARTLGSTQPTVGRRLDAFEQALGVKLFERGASGLTPTPLCAALVESLERMEEGALAIERRVAARDTGLEGTITVTSIDWLGDYVVAPLLARFGAQHPLVSLDLVNDKRRYNLARREADIAIRFGTFDEESLIERKVADVSYGLYASQAYLKAHGAPDFAEGGAGHAIVLLNDLPGKLSLSGWLRAIAPEARRNVRTNSIRSQLAVVEAGEALAVLPRMLADARPMFRRVATPQPGPVLPVRLGVHADLRETPRIRAFIDFAVRELERRAGELNPS; via the coding sequence ATGGATTGGGACGACCTGAGAATCGTGCTCGCCGTGGTGCGGCAGGGCTCGCTGAGCGCTGCGGCGCGGACCCTGGGCTCCACGCAGCCCACCGTGGGCCGAAGGCTGGATGCCTTCGAGCAGGCCCTGGGCGTGAAGCTGTTCGAGCGGGGCGCGAGCGGACTCACGCCAACGCCGCTGTGCGCCGCGCTCGTGGAGAGCCTGGAGCGCATGGAGGAGGGCGCGCTGGCCATCGAGCGGCGCGTGGCCGCGCGCGACACGGGCCTGGAGGGCACCATCACGGTGACGAGCATCGACTGGCTCGGGGACTACGTGGTGGCACCGCTCCTGGCTCGGTTCGGTGCGCAGCACCCGCTGGTGAGCCTGGACCTCGTCAATGACAAGCGCCGCTACAACCTCGCGCGCCGCGAGGCGGACATCGCCATTCGCTTCGGCACGTTCGACGAGGAGTCCCTCATCGAGCGGAAGGTCGCCGACGTCTCGTATGGGCTGTACGCCTCGCAGGCGTACCTCAAGGCACATGGCGCGCCGGACTTCGCGGAGGGCGGCGCGGGCCACGCCATCGTCCTGCTGAACGACCTGCCCGGGAAGCTGTCCCTGTCAGGGTGGCTGCGCGCGATCGCCCCCGAGGCCCGGCGCAACGTGCGCACCAACAGCATCCGCTCCCAGCTCGCGGTCGTCGAGGCGGGCGAGGCGCTCGCGGTGCTGCCGCGCATGTTGGCGGACGCACGCCCGATGTTTCGCCGGGTGGCGACCCCGCAGCCCGGCCCGGTGCTGCCAGTGCGGCTGGGCGTCCACGCGGATCTGCGCGAGACGCCACGCATCCGCGCGTTCATCGACTTCGCCGTGCGCGAGCTGGAGCGTCGCGCGGGTGAACTCAATCCCTCCTGA
- a CDS encoding beta-lactamase family protein: MPSAVASLTLAATLGLAPTAPTAPTTPLTSRLDRAIDRALAEHRIVGTVVLVAKNGQLVYHRAAGDADREAHRPMREDSLFRLSSLTKALVSTAALAMVERHQLDLDDPVTKWIPTFRPKLADGTTPTITVRHLVTHTAGLTYGFMEPADSPYHRAQVSDGLDAPGLSMEENLRRIASVPLSYTPGTRWGYSVATDVLGEVIARAAGAPLPQVVERLVIRPLGLKDTSFQVRDVARLAAAYANATPEPVRMGEEHVIAFGPSGVRYAPGRVFDPNSFASGGAGMVGTATDFLKFLEVLRQGGGKVLTESTTRRMTVPQTAPETESLGPGWGFGLGVGVLVDPAKAHSPQPVGTVQWIGAYGHTWFIDPKNHLTVVALTNTAIEGMAGQFPNDIRDAIYDAKP; encoded by the coding sequence ATGCCCTCCGCCGTCGCCAGCCTCACCCTCGCCGCCACCCTCGGACTCGCCCCCACCGCTCCCACCGCTCCGACCACGCCGCTCACGTCGCGCCTGGACCGGGCCATCGATCGCGCGCTCGCCGAGCACCGCATCGTCGGCACCGTGGTGCTGGTCGCGAAGAACGGCCAGCTCGTCTACCACCGCGCCGCGGGAGACGCGGACCGCGAGGCCCACCGCCCCATGCGCGAGGACTCGCTGTTCCGCCTCTCTTCGCTGACGAAGGCGCTCGTCTCCACCGCCGCGCTGGCCATGGTCGAGCGCCACCAGCTCGACCTGGATGACCCCGTCACGAAGTGGATCCCCACCTTCCGTCCCAAGCTGGCGGATGGCACCACGCCCACCATCACGGTGCGCCACCTGGTGACGCACACCGCGGGCCTCACCTACGGCTTCATGGAGCCCGCGGACAGCCCGTACCACCGCGCGCAGGTCTCTGACGGACTGGACGCCCCGGGCCTCTCCATGGAGGAGAACCTGCGGCGCATCGCCTCCGTGCCGCTGTCGTACACGCCGGGCACGCGCTGGGGGTACTCCGTCGCCACGGACGTGCTCGGTGAGGTCATCGCCCGCGCGGCCGGCGCCCCGCTGCCGCAGGTGGTGGAGCGCCTCGTCATCCGGCCCCTGGGCCTGAAGGACACGAGCTTCCAGGTGCGCGACGTGGCCCGGCTCGCGGCGGCCTACGCCAACGCGACACCCGAGCCCGTGCGCATGGGCGAGGAGCACGTGATTGCCTTTGGTCCCAGCGGCGTGCGCTACGCACCGGGCCGCGTGTTCGACCCGAACTCCTTCGCCTCGGGCGGCGCCGGCATGGTGGGCACCGCCACCGACTTCTTGAAGTTCCTGGAGGTGCTGCGCCAGGGCGGAGGGAAGGTGCTGACGGAGTCCACCACGCGACGCATGACGGTGCCGCAGACGGCGCCGGAGACCGAGTCCCTGGGGCCCGGCTGGGGCTTCGGTCTGGGAGTGGGTGTGCTGGTGGATCCAGCCAAGGCGCACAGCCCGCAGCCCGTGGGCACCGTGCAGTGGATTGGCGCGTACGGACACACGTGGTTCATCGATCCGAAGAACCACCTGACCGTCGTCGCGCTCACCAACACGGCCATCGAGGGCATGGCGGGACAGTTCCCCAACGACATCCGCGACGCCATCTACGACGCGAAGCCGTGA
- a CDS encoding Rieske (2Fe-2S) protein gives MSSESTQGRSRVFSTPANVALCTLDSLREPGARNLVLQIGEAFFHGFLVRRGDSVWGYVDRCPHAGLPLAQKLDDYLTPDGRLIACSWHGALFQPEDGLCVGGPCSGARLTPWPVQVVGGVVRTA, from the coding sequence CTGAGTTCCGAGTCGACGCAGGGCCGCTCGCGGGTCTTCTCCACGCCGGCCAACGTGGCGCTGTGCACGCTGGACTCGCTGAGAGAGCCCGGCGCGCGCAACCTCGTGCTCCAGATAGGGGAGGCCTTCTTCCACGGCTTCCTCGTGCGCCGCGGGGACTCGGTGTGGGGCTACGTGGACCGCTGCCCTCACGCCGGATTGCCGCTCGCGCAGAAGCTGGATGACTACCTCACGCCGGATGGGCGCCTCATCGCGTGCTCGTGGCACGGCGCCCTGTTCCAACCCGAGGACGGGCTGTGCGTGGGCGGGCCCTGCTCGGGCGCGCGGCTCACGCCGTGGCCCGTCCAGGTGGTGGGCGGGGTGGTGCGCACCGCCTGA
- a CDS encoding homogentisate 1,2-dioxygenase, with translation MTTDTETRAVTGSGLKPASGGYLSGFGNEFATEAVAGALPQGQNSPQRTPYGLYAEQLSGTAFTAPRRENKRSWLYRIRPSANHPPFQPHPQGLLRGGPFDEVAPSPNRLRWSPQPMPAEPRDFVEGLVTYAGNGDPGTGAGIAIHLYLANRSMTDKVFFNADGELLLVPQAGRLRLVTEMGVLELAPGDVGVVPRGVRFRAELPDGPVAGYICENLGAPFRLPDLGPIGSNGLANPRDFLTPVAAYEDIDRPTRVVQKFQGRLWVSEFDHSPLDVVAWHGNLAPYKYDLSRFNTIGTVSFDHPDPSIFTVLTSPSEVPGTANCDFVIFPPRWMVAEKTFRPPWFHRNVMSEFMGLVHGAYDAKAGGFSPGGASLHNCMSGHGPDQSSYEQAVRVDLQPHKIKDTLAFMFESRWVIRPTRFAMETAALQSDYDHCWSGFQKARLP, from the coding sequence GTGACCACGGACACGGAAACACGGGCGGTAACCGGCTCGGGCCTCAAGCCCGCGTCGGGCGGCTATCTCTCGGGGTTCGGCAACGAGTTCGCGACGGAGGCGGTGGCCGGAGCGCTTCCTCAGGGGCAGAACTCGCCGCAGCGGACGCCCTACGGGCTGTACGCCGAGCAGCTCTCGGGCACGGCCTTCACGGCGCCGCGCCGGGAGAACAAGCGTTCGTGGCTCTACCGCATCCGCCCGAGCGCGAACCATCCGCCGTTCCAGCCGCATCCGCAGGGGCTCCTGCGGGGCGGCCCGTTCGACGAGGTTGCGCCGTCGCCCAACCGGCTGCGCTGGAGTCCGCAGCCGATGCCGGCGGAGCCTCGGGACTTCGTGGAGGGGCTCGTCACCTACGCCGGCAACGGTGACCCGGGCACGGGCGCGGGCATCGCCATCCACCTGTACCTCGCCAACCGGTCGATGACCGACAAGGTCTTCTTCAACGCCGACGGCGAGCTGCTCCTCGTTCCGCAGGCGGGCCGGCTCCGGCTCGTCACGGAGATGGGCGTGTTGGAGCTGGCGCCCGGTGACGTGGGCGTGGTGCCGCGCGGCGTGCGCTTCCGCGCCGAGCTGCCGGACGGTCCGGTGGCGGGCTACATCTGCGAGAACCTGGGCGCGCCCTTCCGCCTGCCGGACCTGGGGCCCATCGGCTCGAACGGACTGGCCAACCCGCGCGACTTCCTCACGCCCGTCGCGGCCTACGAGGACATCGACCGGCCCACGCGCGTGGTGCAGAAGTTCCAGGGCCGCTTGTGGGTCTCCGAGTTCGACCACTCCCCGCTGGACGTGGTGGCGTGGCACGGCAATCTTGCCCCGTACAAGTACGACCTGAGCCGGTTCAACACCATTGGGACGGTGAGCTTCGATCACCCGGATCCGTCCATCTTCACGGTGCTGACCTCGCCCAGCGAGGTGCCGGGCACGGCCAACTGCGACTTCGTCATCTTCCCGCCGCGCTGGATGGTGGCGGAGAAGACCTTCCGGCCCCCGTGGTTCCACCGCAACGTGATGAGCGAGTTCATGGGGCTGGTGCACGGCGCCTATGACGCCAAGGCTGGGGGCTTCTCTCCGGGCGGCGCGTCGCTGCACAACTGCATGAGCGGCCACGGGCCGGACCAGTCGAGCTACGAGCAGGCCGTGCGGGTGGACCTCCAGCCGCACAAGATCAAGGACACGCTCGCCTTCATGTTCGAGTCGCGGTGGGTCATCCGGCCCACGCGCTTCGCCATGGAGACCGCCGCGCTCCAGTCCGACTACGACCACTGCTGGTCGGGCTTCCAGAAGGCCAGGCTGCCCTGA
- the hppD gene encoding 4-hydroxyphenylpyruvate dioxygenase encodes MAITPENPLGLDGFEFVEFTGPAPEVMVQLLERLGFTANAKHPTKDLIRYKQGDINLLINREPTGQAAEFRTAHGASASGMAFRVENARAAYELALERGAKAADPARGALGQGSYVLEGIGGSLLYLVDRYGPKGSLYDAWQPIPGAVEAEARNNVGLETLDHLTHNVRRGQMRTWSTFYNRIFGFTEQKYFDIKGQATGLFSQAMIAPDRAIRIPLNESQDDKSQIEEFIRQYNGEGIQHLALTTPDIYGTVERLRARGVALQDTLDAYYDLVDKRVPNHGEDLPRMRKNRILIDGSEKEGLLLQIFTENLFGPIFFEIIQRKGNEGFGNGNFQALFESIELDQIRRGVIKVDPAR; translated from the coding sequence ATGGCGATTACCCCTGAGAACCCGTTGGGGCTGGACGGTTTCGAGTTCGTGGAGTTCACGGGCCCCGCGCCCGAGGTCATGGTGCAGCTCCTGGAGCGGCTGGGCTTCACGGCCAACGCCAAGCACCCGACCAAGGACCTCATCCGCTACAAGCAGGGCGACATCAACCTGCTGATCAACCGCGAGCCCACCGGGCAGGCCGCCGAGTTCCGCACGGCGCACGGCGCCTCGGCGAGCGGCATGGCGTTCCGGGTGGAGAACGCCCGCGCGGCCTACGAGCTGGCGCTGGAGCGTGGCGCGAAGGCGGCGGACCCCGCGCGCGGCGCGCTGGGGCAGGGCTCCTATGTGCTGGAGGGCATCGGCGGCAGCCTGCTGTATCTCGTGGACCGCTACGGCCCGAAGGGCTCGCTCTATGACGCGTGGCAGCCCATCCCGGGCGCCGTCGAGGCCGAGGCCCGCAACAACGTGGGGCTCGAGACGCTGGACCACCTGACGCACAACGTGCGCCGGGGCCAGATGCGCACCTGGTCGACGTTCTACAACCGCATCTTCGGCTTCACCGAGCAGAAGTACTTCGACATCAAGGGGCAGGCGACGGGGCTGTTCAGCCAGGCGATGATCGCCCCGGACCGCGCCATCCGCATCCCGCTCAACGAGAGCCAGGATGACAAGTCGCAGATCGAGGAGTTCATCCGCCAGTACAACGGCGAGGGCATCCAGCACCTGGCGCTGACGACCCCGGACATCTACGGCACCGTCGAGCGGCTGCGCGCGCGGGGCGTGGCGCTCCAGGACACCCTGGACGCGTACTACGACCTGGTGGACAAGCGCGTCCCCAACCACGGCGAGGACCTGCCCCGGATGCGGAAGAACCGCATCCTCATCGACGGCAGCGAGAAGGAAGGCCTGCTCCTGCAGATCTTCACCGAGAACCTCTTCGGGCCCATCTTCTTCGAGATCATCCAGCGCAAGGGCAACGAGGGCTTCGGCAACGGCAACTTCCAGGCCCTGTTCGAGTCCATCGAGTTGGATCAGATTCGTCGCGGGGTCATCAAGGTCGACCCGGCGCGGTAA
- a CDS encoding alpha/beta hydrolase, whose protein sequence is MPLSRWCLSLLLMMGALAHAEPAAEPPAEQAPPHVSLTLASTVLKEQRHILVYLPPGYDAPGATTRYPVLYMPDGGAQEDFPHVAATVDAGIRAGELRPFIVVGIENTERRRDMTGPTRVAEDRKIAPRVGGSAAFRRFIRDELMPQVRQRYRVSEERAIIGESLAGLFIVETFFLEPSLFDSYIALSPSLWWNRDELVRKAAERLARQPGPRGALYLSSADEDNIAPQTARLAEALKAHPSKGLRWRYEPRPDLTHGTIYRAVAPGALRQWLAPTPRAGAPD, encoded by the coding sequence ATGCCGTTGTCGCGCTGGTGTTTGTCCTTGTTGCTCATGATGGGAGCGCTGGCCCACGCGGAGCCCGCCGCCGAGCCTCCTGCCGAGCAGGCGCCTCCGCATGTGTCGCTGACGCTTGCTTCCACCGTGCTCAAGGAGCAGCGGCACATCCTCGTCTACCTGCCGCCGGGCTACGACGCGCCGGGCGCCACCACCCGCTATCCCGTGCTGTACATGCCGGACGGTGGAGCGCAGGAGGACTTCCCGCACGTCGCCGCCACCGTGGACGCGGGCATTCGCGCCGGTGAGCTGCGGCCGTTCATCGTGGTGGGCATCGAGAACACCGAGCGTCGCCGTGACATGACGGGCCCGACGCGCGTGGCCGAGGACCGGAAGATCGCGCCGCGCGTGGGTGGCTCGGCCGCGTTCCGCCGCTTCATCCGCGACGAGCTGATGCCCCAGGTGCGCCAGCGCTACCGCGTGTCCGAGGAGCGGGCCATCATCGGTGAGTCGCTCGCCGGCCTGTTCATCGTCGAGACCTTCTTCCTCGAACCCTCGCTGTTCGACAGCTACATCGCCCTGAGTCCGAGCCTGTGGTGGAACCGCGACGAACTGGTCCGCAAGGCGGCGGAGCGCCTCGCGCGCCAGCCGGGGCCGCGCGGCGCGCTCTACCTGTCCTCCGCGGATGAGGACAACATCGCGCCCCAGACCGCGCGGCTGGCGGAGGCGTTGAAGGCCCATCCCTCGAAGGGGCTGCGGTGGCGCTACGAGCCTCGGCCGGACCTCACCCACGGCACCATCTACCGCGCGGTCGCGCCGGGGGCCCTGCGCCAATGGCTCGCCCCGACGCCCCGGGCCGGCGCTCCGGATTAG